A genomic stretch from Theobroma cacao cultivar B97-61/B2 chromosome 4, Criollo_cocoa_genome_V2, whole genome shotgun sequence includes:
- the LOC18601993 gene encoding receptor protein kinase-like protein ZAR1 → MTSPLLLLILLVCNYTAHLGALNDEGRALLSFKQSIENSTEGYYLTNWNSSDVNPCSWHGVTCRKEKVTALIIPNMGVAGFLSPALANLPAIRHVNLKNNSFRGSLPIQLFTATRLKSLVLSGNSLSGALPPPVGNLKNLQTLDLSQNSFNGSIPASIVQCRNLTTLLLSENNFTGSVPVGLGNSLISLQKLNLSYNSLGSSIPSDIGNLSNLQGTLDLSHNFFTGNIPASLGSLPEKVYIDLGYNNLSGPIPQNGALVNAGPTAFVGNPLLCGSPLKLSCPSGSPTADYQSNIHNPFQSSGGSSMKSGKDSHSSSWHQVIEIIAGVMVGVCLIGFLFSYRYKKASVCKGVQKVTGYRLEEKLMIGRDIFCFAKKDIDTPSENMEQCNFVPLDSEVNFDLDQLLKASAFLLGKSASGILYKVVLDNGQTVAVRRLGDGSGQRLKEFQIEVEAIGKIRHPNIVNLCAYCWSDDEKLLIYDYITNGDLTAAIHGKAGYIPFKPLSWSVRVKIMKGIAKGLAYLHELSPKRYVHGNLKPSNILLGEDMEPHISDFGLGRLANIAEESPTFQVEQMTSWTPQHGSPYELTPINSSLNGSYYQAPEASKDTKPSQKWDVYSFGVILLEMISGKLPSIQVGSLEMDMVQWIQLSIEERKPLSSIIDPSLTHNWGEEDNIAAILKLALACIHKSPDRRPTMRCVSYSFDKLTSYS, encoded by the exons ATGACTTCGCCGTTGCTTTTATTGATTCTCCTTGTATGCAACTACACGGCTCACCTAGGTGCTCTAAATGATGAAGGTCGTGCTCTTCTATCCTTCAAACAGTCCATAGAGAATAGCACAGAAGGCTATTATCTGACCAACTGGAACTCATCCGATGTGAATCCATGCTCGTGGCATGGAGTTACatgcagaaaagaaaaagttactGCTCTCATCATTCCAAATATGGGAGTAGCTGGTTTTCTGTCTCCTGCGCTTGCAAATCTCCCCGCAATTCGTCATGTTAACCTCAAGAACAACTCATTTCGTGGAAGCTTGCCTATCCAGCTCTTCACTGCAACTAGGCTGAAGAGCTTGGTCCTTTCAGGTAATTCATTGTCTGGAGCTCTTCCGCCTCCCGTGGGGAACCTCAAGAACCTACAAACTTTAGATCTGTCACAAAATTCATTCAATGGCTCGATTCCTGCATCTATAGTTCAGTGCAGGAACCTAACGACGCTTCTTCTCAGTGAAAATAATTTCACTGGCTCTGTCCCTGTTGGACTTGGAAACAGTTTGATTAGCCTTCAGAAACTCAATCTTTCCTACAACAGCTTAGGCAGTTCAATCCCCAGTGACATTGGCAACTTATCAAATTTGCAAGGTACTCTTGATTTGTCTCACAACTTCTTCACCGGTAATATTCCTGCTAGCCTAGGAAGCCTCCCTGAGAAAGTTTATATTGATCTCGGTTACAATAATCTTAGTGGTCCTATACCGCAGAATGGTGCTTTAGTAAATGCAGGACCAACAGCTTTCGTAGGCAATCCTTTGCTTTGCGGATCCCCTTTGAAACTTTCATGTCCCTCGGGCAGTCCAACTGCAGATTatcaatcaaatattcataatcCATTTCAGAGTTCAGGTGGAAGTTCCATGAAGAGTGGGAAAGACAGTCATTCCAGCTCATGGCATCAGGTGATTGAAATTATTGCCGGTGTGATGGTAGGAGTCTGCCTCATTGGGTTTTTGTTCTCTTATCGGTACAAGAAGGCCTCTGTCTGCAAAGGAGTTCAAAAAGTCACTGGTTATCGTCTTGAAGAAAAACTGATGATTGGGAGGGACATTTTCTGCTTTGCAAAGAAAGACATCGACACTCCATCAGAAAATATGGAGCAATGCAACTTTGTGCCATTGGACTCAGAGGTTAACTTTGATCTAGATCAACTGCTTAAAGCATCTGCTTTCCTTCTGGGTAAGAGTGCAAGCGGGATTCTCTATAAAGTGGTGCTTGACAATGGACAAACTGTGGCAGTGAGAAGACTGGGAGACGGAAGTGGGCAAAGACTCAAGGAGTTTCAAATTGAAGTTGAAGCAATCGGAAAAATTAGGCATCCTAACATCGTTAACCTTTGCGCTTATTGCTGGTCCGATGATGAGAAGCTGCTCATCTATGATTATATAACTAATGGAGATCTTACTGCAGCAATTCATG GAAAAGCTGGATACATACCCTTTAAACCTCTTTCATGGTCTGTTCGTGTAAAAATCATGAAAGGAATAGCCAAAGGCTTGGCCTACTTACATGAACTCAGTCCGAAAAGGTATGTCCATGGAAATCTGAAGCCAAGCAATATTCTTCTTGGAGAGGACATGGAGCCTCATATTTCTGACTTTGGACTTGGCCGCCTTGCCAACATAGCCGAGGAATCACCAACATTTCAGGTGGAACAGATGACAAGCTGGACACCGCAGCATGGTTCTCCATATGAGCTTACACCAATAAATTCTTCTCTGAATGGATCGTATTATCAAGCTCCTGAAGCCTCAAAAGACACGAAGCCATCACAGAAGTGGGATGTTTACTCATTTGGAGTGATTTTACTGGAGATGATCTCTGGAAAGTTACCAAGCATCCAGGTTGGTTCTTTGGAGATGGATATGGTGCAATGGATTCAACTCAGCATTGAGGAAAGGAAGCCACTCTCTTCTATCATAGATCCCTCCTTAACTCATAATTGGGGTGAAGAGGACAATATAGCTGCTATATTAAAACTCGCTTTAGCCTGCATTCACAAGAGTCCTGATAGGAGACCTACAATGAGGTGTGTGAGTTATAGCTTCGACAAATTGACCTCGTACTCCTAA
- the LOC18601994 gene encoding protein PLASTID MOVEMENT IMPAIRED 2 isoform X3 has translation MDRTRYEGRRRNGTVKAAVNIYGERILDGNFSLKKPQEDFPEKPSSRARELHMARRDMSRYKESRRAAESAKSKAESELFSATKTVKDLASMIEESNFKAKARMRDIESLRKSGNREEKALAVRSIESYHYAEVMRELDLVKQELSKLKLDMASVKGEKARAEKEFEDSSLKMWSNSSSVEALRKQIEAANEEHVLVELARIEALKEVGELEAQREKEFGGFSFSMEETKEKMKEIIEEIDQSKELEKKLAVTLSDVNLLENKLKQVKKLDKRVQRSDDLKQSGHSFRSAAEVEGSPSLQSITKELEVAKKELASIREEGFQYMSSMDIIRNELKHVREETARSKKTGEKADLKVQNLNSKLLRAKSKLEAVTAAGEKAESIVTNLSLTLEQLKTEAEAARKEKALITEDTATIKAEIQKTESEIDLTEERLKAAVQELEAVKASEASALEKLRSLIETTMQSRASASNQSYTITISKFEYEYLTGRAVGAEEIADKKVAATQAWIEALKASEREILMKTEIANRDLRDMRVEEEHEVHRTEWSLSAKKMVETELRNRRQTHEKNAEAQNRQSPFRRRSMKSNGNLTPSRQAKFRKSAPPAIRAGGSTPFIIKKKRKVMPNLAKFFLVSFQKENVYFKHHSSHEMSTQQTAKTLQR, from the exons ATGGATAGGACAAGGTACGAAGGTAGAAGAAGAAATGGGACAGTTAAAGCTGCTGTTAATATTTATGGAGAGAGGATTCTTGATGGTAATTTTTCACTGAAGAAACCCCAGGAGGATTTTCCAGAG AAGCCTTCTTCAAGAGCAAGAGAGCTTCATATGGCAAGAAGGGATATGAGTCGATACAAAGAGAGTAGAAGAGCTGCAGAATCGGCAAAGTCTAAAGCAGAATCTGAACTCTTCAGTGCAACGAAGACAGTTAAGGATCTTGCTTCTATGATTGAGGAATCAAATTTTAAGGCCAAGGCAAGGATGAGAGATATTGAATCTTTAAGGAAGAGTGGAAACCGTGAAGAGAAGGCATTGGCTGTGAGGAGTATTGAAAGTTATCACTACGCAGAAGTGATGAGAGAATTGGATTTGGTAAAACAAGAATTGAGTAAACTTAAGCTTGATATGGCTTCTGTTAAGGGAGAGAAAGCACGGGCAGAGAAGGAATTTGAAGACTCAAGCTTGAAAATGTGGTCTAATTCTAGCTCAGTTGAGGCGCTTAGGAAGCAAATTGAGGCAGCTAATGAGGAACATGTGTTAGTTGAGTTGGCCCGGATTGAGGCCTTGAAAGAAGTTGGAGAACTTGAAGctcaaagagaaaaagagtttGGTGGATTCTCATTTAGTATGGAGgaaacaaaggagaaaatgaaggaaataaTTGAAGAGATTGATCAATCTAAGgagttggaaaaaaaattggctGTCACTTTGTCTGACGTTAATCTCTTAGAAAATAAGCTAAAGCAAGTTAAGAAACTAGACAAACGGGTTCAGAGAAGCGATGACTTGAAGCAATCTGGACACAGTTTTCGAAGTGCTGCAGAAGTGGAAGGTTCACCTTCGTTACAGTCAATCACAAAAGAGTTGGAGGTAGCTAAGAAAGAATTGGCTTCAATTAGAGAAGAAGGGTTTCAGTATATGTCCTCTATGGATATCATAAGAAATGAGCTGAAACATGTAAGAGAAGAAACAGCAAGGTCAAAGAAAACAGGAGAGAAGGCAGATTTGAAAGTTCAAAATCTCAATTCAAAGCTGCTCAGAGCAAAATCCAAGTTGGAAGCAGTAACTGCAGCTGGAGAAAAGGCTGAATCTATTGTGACCAATCTTTCCCTCACTCTTGAACAGTTAAAGACAGAAGCAGAGGCAGCAAGGAAAGAGAAGGCGCTTATTACTGAAGACACTGCAACTATCAAGGCAGAAATCCAGAAAACTGAGTCTGAAATAGACTTAACTGAGGAAAGGCTGAAGGCAGCTGTGCAAGAACTTGAGGCAGTTAAGGCATCAGAAGCTTCAGCTCTAGAAAAGTTAAGATCTCTAATAGAGACTACAATGCAATCTAGAGCTTCAGCATCTAACCAGAGTTACACAATCACTATCTCAAAGTTTGAGTATGAGTATTTAACTGGACGCGCAGTTGGAGCAGAAGAAATTGCAGATAAAAAGGTTGCTGCAACTCAGGCATGGATTGAAGCTTTAAAGGCTAGTGAGAGGGAGATATTGATGAAAACTGAAATAGCTAACAGAGATCTTAGAGACATGAGAGTAGAGGAGGAGCATGAGGTGCACAGAACGGAGTGGTCACTTTCAGCAAAGAAAATGGTAGAGACAGAATTACGCAACCGGAGACAGACTCATGAGAAAAATGCGGAAGCACAAAACAGGCAATCACCGTTTCGCAGAAGATCCATGAAAAGCAATGGAAATTTAACACCATCACGACAAGCAAAGTTTCGTAAGTCTGCCCCACCTGCAATACGAGCTGGTGGATCGACTCCATTCAtcattaagaagaaaagaaaagtgatgCCAAATTTGGCCAAGTTCTTTCTTG TTTCATTCCAGAAAGAAAATGTATACTTTAAACATCATTCCAGCCATGAGATGTCAACACAGCAAACTGCAAAAACACTTCAAAG GTAG
- the LOC18601994 gene encoding protein PLASTID MOVEMENT IMPAIRED 2 isoform X2 — translation MDRTRYEGRRRNGTVKAAVNIYGERILDGNFSLKKPQEDFPEPSSRARELHMARRDMSRYKESRRAAESAKSKAESELFSATKTVKDLASMIEESNFKAKARMRDIESLRKSGNREEKALAVRSIESYHYAEVMRELDLVKQELSKLKLDMASVKGEKARAEKEFEDSSLKMWSNSSSVEALRKQIEAANEEHVLVELARIEALKEVGELEAQREKEFGGFSFSMEETKEKMKEIIEEIDQSKELEKKLAVTLSDVNLLENKLKQVKKLDKRVQRSDDLKQSGHSFRSAAEVEGSPSLQSITKELEVAKKELASIREEGFQYMSSMDIIRNELKHVREETARSKKTGEKADLKVQNLNSKLLRAKSKLEAVTAAGEKAESIVTNLSLTLEQLKTEAEAARKEKALITEDTATIKAEIQKTESEIDLTEERLKAAVQELEAVKASEASALEKLRSLIETTMQSRASASNQSYTITISKFEYEYLTGRAVGAEEIADKKVAATQAWIEALKASEREILMKTEIANRDLRDMRVEEEHEVHRTEWSLSAKKMVETELRNRRQTHEKNAEAQNRQSPFRRRSMKSNGNLTPSRQAKFRKSAPPAIRAGGSTPFIIKKKRKVMPNLAKFFLVSFQKENVYFKHHSSHEMSTQQTAKTLQRNV, via the exons ATGGATAGGACAAGGTACGAAGGTAGAAGAAGAAATGGGACAGTTAAAGCTGCTGTTAATATTTATGGAGAGAGGATTCTTGATGGTAATTTTTCACTGAAGAAACCCCAGGAGGATTTTCCAGAG CCTTCTTCAAGAGCAAGAGAGCTTCATATGGCAAGAAGGGATATGAGTCGATACAAAGAGAGTAGAAGAGCTGCAGAATCGGCAAAGTCTAAAGCAGAATCTGAACTCTTCAGTGCAACGAAGACAGTTAAGGATCTTGCTTCTATGATTGAGGAATCAAATTTTAAGGCCAAGGCAAGGATGAGAGATATTGAATCTTTAAGGAAGAGTGGAAACCGTGAAGAGAAGGCATTGGCTGTGAGGAGTATTGAAAGTTATCACTACGCAGAAGTGATGAGAGAATTGGATTTGGTAAAACAAGAATTGAGTAAACTTAAGCTTGATATGGCTTCTGTTAAGGGAGAGAAAGCACGGGCAGAGAAGGAATTTGAAGACTCAAGCTTGAAAATGTGGTCTAATTCTAGCTCAGTTGAGGCGCTTAGGAAGCAAATTGAGGCAGCTAATGAGGAACATGTGTTAGTTGAGTTGGCCCGGATTGAGGCCTTGAAAGAAGTTGGAGAACTTGAAGctcaaagagaaaaagagtttGGTGGATTCTCATTTAGTATGGAGgaaacaaaggagaaaatgaaggaaataaTTGAAGAGATTGATCAATCTAAGgagttggaaaaaaaattggctGTCACTTTGTCTGACGTTAATCTCTTAGAAAATAAGCTAAAGCAAGTTAAGAAACTAGACAAACGGGTTCAGAGAAGCGATGACTTGAAGCAATCTGGACACAGTTTTCGAAGTGCTGCAGAAGTGGAAGGTTCACCTTCGTTACAGTCAATCACAAAAGAGTTGGAGGTAGCTAAGAAAGAATTGGCTTCAATTAGAGAAGAAGGGTTTCAGTATATGTCCTCTATGGATATCATAAGAAATGAGCTGAAACATGTAAGAGAAGAAACAGCAAGGTCAAAGAAAACAGGAGAGAAGGCAGATTTGAAAGTTCAAAATCTCAATTCAAAGCTGCTCAGAGCAAAATCCAAGTTGGAAGCAGTAACTGCAGCTGGAGAAAAGGCTGAATCTATTGTGACCAATCTTTCCCTCACTCTTGAACAGTTAAAGACAGAAGCAGAGGCAGCAAGGAAAGAGAAGGCGCTTATTACTGAAGACACTGCAACTATCAAGGCAGAAATCCAGAAAACTGAGTCTGAAATAGACTTAACTGAGGAAAGGCTGAAGGCAGCTGTGCAAGAACTTGAGGCAGTTAAGGCATCAGAAGCTTCAGCTCTAGAAAAGTTAAGATCTCTAATAGAGACTACAATGCAATCTAGAGCTTCAGCATCTAACCAGAGTTACACAATCACTATCTCAAAGTTTGAGTATGAGTATTTAACTGGACGCGCAGTTGGAGCAGAAGAAATTGCAGATAAAAAGGTTGCTGCAACTCAGGCATGGATTGAAGCTTTAAAGGCTAGTGAGAGGGAGATATTGATGAAAACTGAAATAGCTAACAGAGATCTTAGAGACATGAGAGTAGAGGAGGAGCATGAGGTGCACAGAACGGAGTGGTCACTTTCAGCAAAGAAAATGGTAGAGACAGAATTACGCAACCGGAGACAGACTCATGAGAAAAATGCGGAAGCACAAAACAGGCAATCACCGTTTCGCAGAAGATCCATGAAAAGCAATGGAAATTTAACACCATCACGACAAGCAAAGTTTCGTAAGTCTGCCCCACCTGCAATACGAGCTGGTGGATCGACTCCATTCAtcattaagaagaaaagaaaagtgatgCCAAATTTGGCCAAGTTCTTTCTTG TTTCATTCCAGAAAGAAAATGTATACTTTAAACATCATTCCAGCCATGAGATGTCAACACAGCAAACTGCAAAAACACTTCAAAGGAATGTGTAA
- the LOC18601994 gene encoding protein PLASTID MOVEMENT IMPAIRED 2 isoform X1, translating to MDRTRYEGRRRNGTVKAAVNIYGERILDGNFSLKKPQEDFPEKPSSRARELHMARRDMSRYKESRRAAESAKSKAESELFSATKTVKDLASMIEESNFKAKARMRDIESLRKSGNREEKALAVRSIESYHYAEVMRELDLVKQELSKLKLDMASVKGEKARAEKEFEDSSLKMWSNSSSVEALRKQIEAANEEHVLVELARIEALKEVGELEAQREKEFGGFSFSMEETKEKMKEIIEEIDQSKELEKKLAVTLSDVNLLENKLKQVKKLDKRVQRSDDLKQSGHSFRSAAEVEGSPSLQSITKELEVAKKELASIREEGFQYMSSMDIIRNELKHVREETARSKKTGEKADLKVQNLNSKLLRAKSKLEAVTAAGEKAESIVTNLSLTLEQLKTEAEAARKEKALITEDTATIKAEIQKTESEIDLTEERLKAAVQELEAVKASEASALEKLRSLIETTMQSRASASNQSYTITISKFEYEYLTGRAVGAEEIADKKVAATQAWIEALKASEREILMKTEIANRDLRDMRVEEEHEVHRTEWSLSAKKMVETELRNRRQTHEKNAEAQNRQSPFRRRSMKSNGNLTPSRQAKFRKSAPPAIRAGGSTPFIIKKKRKVMPNLAKFFLVSFQKENVYFKHHSSHEMSTQQTAKTLQRNV from the exons ATGGATAGGACAAGGTACGAAGGTAGAAGAAGAAATGGGACAGTTAAAGCTGCTGTTAATATTTATGGAGAGAGGATTCTTGATGGTAATTTTTCACTGAAGAAACCCCAGGAGGATTTTCCAGAG AAGCCTTCTTCAAGAGCAAGAGAGCTTCATATGGCAAGAAGGGATATGAGTCGATACAAAGAGAGTAGAAGAGCTGCAGAATCGGCAAAGTCTAAAGCAGAATCTGAACTCTTCAGTGCAACGAAGACAGTTAAGGATCTTGCTTCTATGATTGAGGAATCAAATTTTAAGGCCAAGGCAAGGATGAGAGATATTGAATCTTTAAGGAAGAGTGGAAACCGTGAAGAGAAGGCATTGGCTGTGAGGAGTATTGAAAGTTATCACTACGCAGAAGTGATGAGAGAATTGGATTTGGTAAAACAAGAATTGAGTAAACTTAAGCTTGATATGGCTTCTGTTAAGGGAGAGAAAGCACGGGCAGAGAAGGAATTTGAAGACTCAAGCTTGAAAATGTGGTCTAATTCTAGCTCAGTTGAGGCGCTTAGGAAGCAAATTGAGGCAGCTAATGAGGAACATGTGTTAGTTGAGTTGGCCCGGATTGAGGCCTTGAAAGAAGTTGGAGAACTTGAAGctcaaagagaaaaagagtttGGTGGATTCTCATTTAGTATGGAGgaaacaaaggagaaaatgaaggaaataaTTGAAGAGATTGATCAATCTAAGgagttggaaaaaaaattggctGTCACTTTGTCTGACGTTAATCTCTTAGAAAATAAGCTAAAGCAAGTTAAGAAACTAGACAAACGGGTTCAGAGAAGCGATGACTTGAAGCAATCTGGACACAGTTTTCGAAGTGCTGCAGAAGTGGAAGGTTCACCTTCGTTACAGTCAATCACAAAAGAGTTGGAGGTAGCTAAGAAAGAATTGGCTTCAATTAGAGAAGAAGGGTTTCAGTATATGTCCTCTATGGATATCATAAGAAATGAGCTGAAACATGTAAGAGAAGAAACAGCAAGGTCAAAGAAAACAGGAGAGAAGGCAGATTTGAAAGTTCAAAATCTCAATTCAAAGCTGCTCAGAGCAAAATCCAAGTTGGAAGCAGTAACTGCAGCTGGAGAAAAGGCTGAATCTATTGTGACCAATCTTTCCCTCACTCTTGAACAGTTAAAGACAGAAGCAGAGGCAGCAAGGAAAGAGAAGGCGCTTATTACTGAAGACACTGCAACTATCAAGGCAGAAATCCAGAAAACTGAGTCTGAAATAGACTTAACTGAGGAAAGGCTGAAGGCAGCTGTGCAAGAACTTGAGGCAGTTAAGGCATCAGAAGCTTCAGCTCTAGAAAAGTTAAGATCTCTAATAGAGACTACAATGCAATCTAGAGCTTCAGCATCTAACCAGAGTTACACAATCACTATCTCAAAGTTTGAGTATGAGTATTTAACTGGACGCGCAGTTGGAGCAGAAGAAATTGCAGATAAAAAGGTTGCTGCAACTCAGGCATGGATTGAAGCTTTAAAGGCTAGTGAGAGGGAGATATTGATGAAAACTGAAATAGCTAACAGAGATCTTAGAGACATGAGAGTAGAGGAGGAGCATGAGGTGCACAGAACGGAGTGGTCACTTTCAGCAAAGAAAATGGTAGAGACAGAATTACGCAACCGGAGACAGACTCATGAGAAAAATGCGGAAGCACAAAACAGGCAATCACCGTTTCGCAGAAGATCCATGAAAAGCAATGGAAATTTAACACCATCACGACAAGCAAAGTTTCGTAAGTCTGCCCCACCTGCAATACGAGCTGGTGGATCGACTCCATTCAtcattaagaagaaaagaaaagtgatgCCAAATTTGGCCAAGTTCTTTCTTG TTTCATTCCAGAAAGAAAATGTATACTTTAAACATCATTCCAGCCATGAGATGTCAACACAGCAAACTGCAAAAACACTTCAAAGGAATGTGTAA
- the LOC18601994 gene encoding protein PLASTID MOVEMENT IMPAIRED 2 isoform X4, translating to MDRTRYEGRRRNGTVKAAVNIYGERILDGNFSLKKPQEDFPEKPSSRARELHMARRDMSRYKESRRAAESAKSKAESELFSATKTVKDLASMIEESNFKAKARMRDIESLRKSGNREEKALAVRSIESYHYAEVMRELDLVKQELSKLKLDMASVKGEKARAEKEFEDSSLKMWSNSSSVEALRKQIEAANEEHVLVELARIEALKEVGELEAQREKEFGGFSFSMEETKEKMKEIIEEIDQSKELEKKLAVTLSDVNLLENKLKQVKKLDKRVQRSDDLKQSGHSFRSAAEVEGSPSLQSITKELEVAKKELASIREEGFQYMSSMDIIRNELKHVREETARSKKTGEKADLKVQNLNSKLLRAKSKLEAVTAAGEKAESIVTNLSLTLEQLKTEAEAARKEKALITEDTATIKAEIQKTESEIDLTEERLKAAVQELEAVKASEASALEKLRSLIETTMQSRASASNQSYTITISKFEYEYLTGRAVGAEEIADKKVAATQAWIEALKASEREILMKTEIANRDLRDMRVEEEHEVHRTEWSLSAKKMVETELRNRRQTHEKNAEAQNRQSPFRRRSMKSNGNLTPSRQAKFRKSAPPAIRAGGSTPFIIKKKRKVMPNLAKFFLERKCIL from the exons ATGGATAGGACAAGGTACGAAGGTAGAAGAAGAAATGGGACAGTTAAAGCTGCTGTTAATATTTATGGAGAGAGGATTCTTGATGGTAATTTTTCACTGAAGAAACCCCAGGAGGATTTTCCAGAG AAGCCTTCTTCAAGAGCAAGAGAGCTTCATATGGCAAGAAGGGATATGAGTCGATACAAAGAGAGTAGAAGAGCTGCAGAATCGGCAAAGTCTAAAGCAGAATCTGAACTCTTCAGTGCAACGAAGACAGTTAAGGATCTTGCTTCTATGATTGAGGAATCAAATTTTAAGGCCAAGGCAAGGATGAGAGATATTGAATCTTTAAGGAAGAGTGGAAACCGTGAAGAGAAGGCATTGGCTGTGAGGAGTATTGAAAGTTATCACTACGCAGAAGTGATGAGAGAATTGGATTTGGTAAAACAAGAATTGAGTAAACTTAAGCTTGATATGGCTTCTGTTAAGGGAGAGAAAGCACGGGCAGAGAAGGAATTTGAAGACTCAAGCTTGAAAATGTGGTCTAATTCTAGCTCAGTTGAGGCGCTTAGGAAGCAAATTGAGGCAGCTAATGAGGAACATGTGTTAGTTGAGTTGGCCCGGATTGAGGCCTTGAAAGAAGTTGGAGAACTTGAAGctcaaagagaaaaagagtttGGTGGATTCTCATTTAGTATGGAGgaaacaaaggagaaaatgaaggaaataaTTGAAGAGATTGATCAATCTAAGgagttggaaaaaaaattggctGTCACTTTGTCTGACGTTAATCTCTTAGAAAATAAGCTAAAGCAAGTTAAGAAACTAGACAAACGGGTTCAGAGAAGCGATGACTTGAAGCAATCTGGACACAGTTTTCGAAGTGCTGCAGAAGTGGAAGGTTCACCTTCGTTACAGTCAATCACAAAAGAGTTGGAGGTAGCTAAGAAAGAATTGGCTTCAATTAGAGAAGAAGGGTTTCAGTATATGTCCTCTATGGATATCATAAGAAATGAGCTGAAACATGTAAGAGAAGAAACAGCAAGGTCAAAGAAAACAGGAGAGAAGGCAGATTTGAAAGTTCAAAATCTCAATTCAAAGCTGCTCAGAGCAAAATCCAAGTTGGAAGCAGTAACTGCAGCTGGAGAAAAGGCTGAATCTATTGTGACCAATCTTTCCCTCACTCTTGAACAGTTAAAGACAGAAGCAGAGGCAGCAAGGAAAGAGAAGGCGCTTATTACTGAAGACACTGCAACTATCAAGGCAGAAATCCAGAAAACTGAGTCTGAAATAGACTTAACTGAGGAAAGGCTGAAGGCAGCTGTGCAAGAACTTGAGGCAGTTAAGGCATCAGAAGCTTCAGCTCTAGAAAAGTTAAGATCTCTAATAGAGACTACAATGCAATCTAGAGCTTCAGCATCTAACCAGAGTTACACAATCACTATCTCAAAGTTTGAGTATGAGTATTTAACTGGACGCGCAGTTGGAGCAGAAGAAATTGCAGATAAAAAGGTTGCTGCAACTCAGGCATGGATTGAAGCTTTAAAGGCTAGTGAGAGGGAGATATTGATGAAAACTGAAATAGCTAACAGAGATCTTAGAGACATGAGAGTAGAGGAGGAGCATGAGGTGCACAGAACGGAGTGGTCACTTTCAGCAAAGAAAATGGTAGAGACAGAATTACGCAACCGGAGACAGACTCATGAGAAAAATGCGGAAGCACAAAACAGGCAATCACCGTTTCGCAGAAGATCCATGAAAAGCAATGGAAATTTAACACCATCACGACAAGCAAAGTTTCGTAAGTCTGCCCCACCTGCAATACGAGCTGGTGGATCGACTCCATTCAtcattaagaagaaaagaaaagtgatgCCAAATTTGGCCAAGTTCTTTCTTG AAAGAAAATGTATACTTTAA